Proteins encoded together in one Mercenaria mercenaria strain notata chromosome 18, MADL_Memer_1, whole genome shotgun sequence window:
- the LOC128550474 gene encoding ubiquitin-like modifier-activating enzyme 5 — protein sequence MATLEDLQKRIKQLENDLEAEKQLNKTGGREKISQMSSEVVDSNPYSRLMALKRMGIVDNYEKIREYTVAVVGVGGVGSVTAEMLTRCGIGKLLLFDYDKVELANMNRLFYQPHQAGLSKVEAAEKTLKEINPDVEFEIYNYNITTMENFNHFVDRITKGGLKEGEHVDLVLSCVDNFEARMAINTACNEVGQTWIESGVSENAVSGHIQVVIPGETACFACAPPLVVATKTDEKTLKREGVCAASLPTTMAVVAGFLVQNTLKYLLGFGDVTHYLGYNALQDFFPTMSMKPNEQCDDRHCQRQQAEYKKREAAKPKPVIEEKKEEEVVHEDNPFEIELVSETTLEEAQASEGSQPQLAEGLKVAYTVPAPEQGDQAKTTVETEGQSLEDLMNQMKSL from the exons ATGGCCACACTAGAAGACTTGCAGAAAAGAATAAAACAGTTGGAGAATGATCTAGAAGCAGAAAAACAGCTAAATAAGACTGGTGGACGTGAAAAGATTTCTCAGATGAGCTCAGAAGTTGTAGACTCTAATCCATACAG TCGGTTAATGGCATTGAAGCGTATGGGAATTGTTGACAACTACGAG AAAATTCGAGAGTACACAGTAGCTGTTGTTGGGGTCGGGGGAGTAGGGAGTGTGACTGCAGAAATGTTGACAAGATGTGGTATTGGAAAG TTGCTGCTGTTTGATTATGATAAAGTAGAACTGGCCAACATGAACCGTTTATTCTATCAGCCCCATCAAGCTGGACTGAGCAAGGTAGAGGCTGCTGAAAAAACATTGAA AGAAATCAACCCTGATGTagaatttgaaatttacaattacAACATTACCACAATGGAGAACTTCAATCATTTTGTTGATAGAATCAC GAAAGGTGGTTTAAAGGAAGGTGAACATGTAGATTTAGTACTGAGCTGTGTAGACAACTTCGAGGCTAGAATGGCCATCAATACA GCTTGTAACGAAGTAGGTCAGACTTGGATTGAATCGGGTGTCAGTGAAAATGCTGTGTCAGGTCACATACAGGTTGTTATACCAGGAGAAACAGCTTGTTTCGCT TGTGCTCCTCCACTGGTTGTAGCCACAAAAACTGATGAGAAGACATTGAAAAGAGAAGGTGTTTGTGCAGCTAGTCTTCCCACCACCATGGCAGTTGTTGCGGGATTTCTTGTGCAGAATACTCTAAA ATATCTACTAGGTTTTGGTGATGTAACACATTACCTTGGTTATAATGCACTACAAGATTTCTTCCCCACCATGTCAATGAAACCAAATGAACAATGTGATGATAGACACTGTCAGAGACAACAGGCTGAGTATAAG AAAAGAGAAGCAGCCAAACCAAAACCTGTGATAGAAGAAAAAAAGGAAGAAGAAGTTGTACATGAAGATAATCCTTTTG AAATAGAGCTTGTGTCAGAAACCACATTAGAAGAGGCGCAGGCATCAGAGGGGTCTCAACCTCAGCTGGCTGAGGGGTTAAAGGTTGCATACACAGTACCCGCACCTGAACAG gggGACCAAGCAAAAACTACAGTTGAGACAGAGGGACAGAGTTTAGAGGATCTTATGAATCAGATGAAATCATTATGA